Proteins encoded in a region of the Synechococcus sp. BIOS-U3-1 genome:
- a CDS encoding COX15/CtaA family protein: MTASSLNPIRLRLAQLAAHLVVALVALVVIGGATRVMEAGLACPDWPLCYGSLLPGRQMNVQVFLEWFHRLDAFVVGLALLVQMAVVWWYRRELPRWLLPLSALLVLMVALQGGLGALTVLKLLPSGVVTAHLALALALVITVSGLTQTLLSEPKSIAAPRWWTVFGSLSVLAVSAQCLLGAGMATSWASQRCLEAGQSCQWLYWHRAAATPTALCVLLFVLVALLSGRWGREQWPLLLMAPVLVGTQIGLGVTTLRLGLSQPAVTVAHQLVACLLVAVLAGLTCRRQPTSSDPLPVVLDSSALEACHG; the protein is encoded by the coding sequence TTGACTGCTTCGTCACTTAATCCGATTCGTCTTCGGCTAGCTCAGTTAGCTGCCCATCTTGTAGTGGCCCTCGTCGCTCTGGTGGTGATCGGAGGAGCGACGAGGGTCATGGAGGCAGGCCTTGCCTGTCCTGATTGGCCTCTTTGTTACGGCAGCTTGCTGCCTGGTCGTCAGATGAACGTCCAGGTTTTCCTCGAGTGGTTCCACCGACTCGACGCCTTTGTGGTCGGCCTGGCACTTCTGGTGCAGATGGCGGTCGTTTGGTGGTACCGCCGAGAGCTGCCTCGTTGGTTATTACCCCTTAGTGCGCTTCTGGTGCTGATGGTTGCTCTGCAAGGAGGTCTTGGAGCGCTCACGGTGTTGAAGCTGTTGCCTTCCGGTGTTGTCACAGCCCATCTGGCCCTGGCTCTTGCGCTAGTGATCACGGTCAGTGGTCTGACACAGACTCTTCTGTCAGAGCCCAAGTCCATTGCTGCTCCTCGCTGGTGGACTGTTTTCGGCTCATTGAGTGTGCTGGCGGTTTCTGCCCAGTGCCTGCTGGGTGCTGGCATGGCCACGTCGTGGGCTTCTCAGCGCTGTCTTGAAGCGGGTCAGTCTTGTCAGTGGCTGTACTGGCATCGTGCCGCGGCAACGCCGACAGCTCTCTGTGTGCTGCTGTTCGTACTGGTGGCCCTGCTCAGTGGGCGCTGGGGACGAGAGCAGTGGCCACTTTTATTAATGGCTCCTGTGCTGGTGGGCACACAGATCGGCCTTGGTGTCACGACGCTGCGTCTTGGCCTTTCACAGCCCGCAGTGACCGTGGCTCATCAGTTGGTGGCTTGTCTACTCGTTGCGGTTCTCGCAGGACTGACCTGCAGGCGTCAACCCACTTCATCAGATCCACTTCCCGTCGTTCTCGACTCTTCCGCCTTGGAGGCCTGTCATGGCTAG
- a CDS encoding cytochrome c oxidase subunit II, producing MPIPSAILTLVLGMLLVLGGLWIGQNINLLPVDASANAPIYDELFRVLFSIGTILFIGIVGLIVFSLVRFRRRPGQLGDGLALEGNLPLEVFWTAVPAIVVLFVGLYSYDIYERMGGMVPLGHGNHGSQTVGDQRVWGGIGSTQDSQTATATGIPPLPIEVTAMQFAFLFHYPEGDFISGEMHVPVDRPVSLRMEAKDVIHAFWIPEFRLKQDVIPGQPTVLDFTPTRTGTYSIVCAELCGPYHGGMRSSVVVDSTDDFDTWLQSNRKPPVAEA from the coding sequence GTGCCCATCCCCTCAGCAATTCTCACCCTGGTTTTAGGGATGCTCCTCGTGCTCGGGGGGCTTTGGATTGGCCAGAACATCAACCTTCTTCCAGTTGATGCCAGTGCCAATGCGCCGATTTACGACGAACTGTTTCGCGTTTTGTTCAGCATTGGCACAATCCTTTTTATAGGAATAGTCGGATTAATTGTTTTCAGCCTTGTACGTTTCCGTCGTCGCCCCGGACAACTCGGAGATGGATTGGCTCTGGAGGGCAACCTTCCACTCGAAGTGTTCTGGACTGCAGTGCCGGCGATCGTCGTTCTCTTCGTTGGGCTTTACAGCTACGACATCTACGAACGCATGGGCGGGATGGTTCCACTCGGCCATGGCAACCACGGTTCGCAAACAGTTGGTGATCAGCGCGTCTGGGGTGGCATTGGCTCAACACAGGATTCCCAGACAGCAACGGCGACAGGAATTCCGCCATTGCCCATCGAGGTGACAGCGATGCAATTCGCATTCCTCTTCCATTACCCAGAAGGAGACTTCATTTCCGGAGAAATGCATGTCCCTGTCGACCGACCGGTTTCACTGCGGATGGAAGCCAAGGACGTGATTCATGCTTTCTGGATTCCTGAATTCCGCCTGAAGCAGGACGTGATCCCCGGGCAACCGACGGTTCTCGACTTCACCCCGACCCGCACGGGGACTTACTCGATCGTTTGCGCAGAGCTCTGTGGTCCATATCACGGAGGCATGCGTTCGAGCGTCGTAGTCGATAGCACCGACGACTTCGACACCTGGCTCCAGTCCAACCGAAAGCCCCCCGTTGCTGAAGCATGA
- the ctaD gene encoding cytochrome c oxidase subunit I, with the protein MTITAPQKTAPALPPLQPTGWLRYLSFSVDHKVIGLQYLVCGFAFYLIGGAMAGAIRTELLSPVSDFMARDVYNQILTLHGTVMIFLWIVPVVNGAFGNYLIPFYVGARDMAYPRLNAVAFWLIPPAGLMLISSYFITGAAQSGWTAYPPLSITTPATGQIIWILSVLLLGGSSIFGGINFIATILKLRRPGLKLMQLPMYCWAMLGTSILVVLSTPVLAGTLIMLSFDIVAHTGFFNPGMGGNVVVYQHLFWFYSHPAVYIMVLPAFGLVSEILPVHCRKPLFGYTTMVYSIMAIVVLGLVVWAHHMFTSGTPPWMRLFFTIATAFIAVPTGIKFFNWLATLWGGRISLNSAVLFSCGFIVNFVLGGITGVALAQVPFDVHVHDTYFVVAHFHYIVYGGSVFVIFASIYHWYPKIIGRMLDEHLGRLHFLLTFVGFNLCFAPQHWLGLNGMPRRVAEYDPQFEFVNQISSAGALLMAISTLPFLWNVIASAFSGAIAGDNPWRALTPEWLTSSPPPVENWKGDPPLVTHPYGYGTPADEIDLNSASGSDLWRNGQ; encoded by the coding sequence ATGACGATCACAGCTCCCCAGAAAACAGCGCCAGCGTTACCTCCTCTTCAGCCGACAGGATGGCTTCGCTATCTGAGCTTCAGCGTCGACCACAAGGTGATCGGCCTTCAGTATCTCGTTTGCGGATTTGCCTTCTATCTGATCGGTGGCGCAATGGCCGGCGCGATTCGAACAGAACTGCTGAGTCCGGTTTCAGACTTCATGGCCAGGGATGTTTACAACCAGATCCTCACCCTGCACGGAACCGTGATGATCTTTCTCTGGATCGTCCCAGTAGTCAACGGGGCCTTCGGAAATTATCTAATCCCCTTCTATGTGGGAGCCAGGGATATGGCCTATCCCCGACTGAATGCAGTTGCTTTTTGGCTCATTCCTCCAGCAGGACTAATGCTCATCAGCAGCTATTTCATCACGGGTGCTGCTCAGTCGGGCTGGACAGCGTATCCACCACTCAGCATCACAACACCTGCTACTGGTCAGATTATCTGGATTCTGAGTGTTCTTCTTCTAGGCGGGAGTTCAATCTTCGGCGGCATTAATTTCATCGCGACAATACTCAAACTTCGTCGCCCTGGACTGAAACTGATGCAGCTTCCGATGTACTGCTGGGCGATGCTTGGCACCAGCATTCTCGTTGTTCTCTCTACTCCAGTTCTCGCAGGAACACTCATCATGCTGAGCTTCGATATTGTTGCTCACACTGGTTTTTTCAATCCTGGTATGGGAGGAAATGTTGTTGTTTACCAACATCTTTTCTGGTTCTACTCTCACCCAGCTGTTTACATCATGGTGCTACCTGCCTTTGGCTTGGTGAGTGAAATTCTTCCGGTTCACTGCAGAAAACCCCTATTCGGATACACAACAATGGTGTATTCGATCATGGCCATCGTTGTTCTTGGATTGGTGGTGTGGGCTCATCACATGTTCACAAGTGGCACTCCACCCTGGATGCGTCTGTTCTTCACCATTGCGACAGCCTTCATCGCAGTTCCCACCGGAATCAAATTCTTCAACTGGCTGGCCACACTTTGGGGAGGTCGAATCAGTCTGAACAGTGCTGTGCTGTTTTCTTGTGGCTTCATTGTGAACTTCGTACTCGGGGGAATCACCGGTGTTGCCCTCGCACAGGTTCCATTTGACGTTCACGTTCATGACACCTACTTCGTTGTTGCCCATTTCCACTACATCGTCTACGGAGGCTCGGTGTTTGTGATTTTTGCTTCGATCTATCACTGGTACCCCAAAATCATCGGACGCATGCTCGATGAGCATCTCGGGCGTTTGCATTTTCTACTGACCTTCGTTGGCTTCAACCTCTGCTTTGCTCCCCAGCACTGGCTTGGCTTGAACGGCATGCCACGACGGGTTGCCGAATACGACCCACAGTTTGAGTTCGTTAATCAGATCAGCAGCGCAGGAGCACTGCTGATGGCCATCAGCACCCTTCCTTTTCTCTGGAATGTGATCGCCAGTGCCTTTTCCGGTGCCATCGCAGGTGACAACCCATGGAGGGCACTCACTCCTGAGTGGCTGACATCATCGCCACCACCGGTCGAGAACTGGAAAGGAGATCCCCCTCTGGTGACCCATCCCTACGGCTACGGCACCCCTGCCGACGAAATCGATCTGAACTCTGCCAGC